The genomic DNA ATGCAATTGATGTATGGAGGTTCttacatgcaatatttgtttacatcattgtgcaagaaaacagggatggtggatttcaaagggaagtgttttcatgatttagaactcatattaatagaaactgaatgctagttcttcaataactcttaataaatgttatttttactaaataatatttaatgcattcagtatatcaaataagttacataatgtattagtatattaaaatacataataatatatgatttattaaatactaaaatacattggtttatgtttctgttttattgaggtataattgatataattctactgttcttaggtgtactgcataaaaatttgatatatctatatcttataaaataattatcaaaataagtttagttatcatctgtcaccacacagagctacaattcattttgttatgatgagaactactaaaacctacactctcagccactttcttatatacaacggaccattgttaactacagtcaccatgctctacattaattacatcacaggacttacttatttttaacttatgtatcatataactagaatttttacctcttgaacacctgcacccattttgcctatatttttttatgaattttttttttaaagattttatttatttatttgagagaatgagatagagagagagagcatgagaggggggagggtcagagggagaagcagactccctgctgagcaaggagcccgatgtgggacttgatcctgggactccaggatcatgacctgagctgaaggcagtcgcttaaccgactgagccacccaggcacccctttttttatgaatttttgatagCTGCTTGTAAccttggaattataattttactgtttcatgaaatagaaaagttataTGGATAGATCCCATATAATGTGATTgtattataaaagtcaatttttataagttcttagaatttttcatggGAGGGAACAGTGCATTTCTGGATGTatgcatttataaaacaaatacctgtaaaacttttttttttaattttcattggaggtttggaaaaatccactttccactcttgatggatagaaactttgattttctttctaaagatatgaCTAATGGATAATCTCTAAGCACTGAATACTGATATAGAAAACACATgcttcaagcatttttattactatctttaatggagaaagttactttgagcatatttttcattgccttcagaACATCTTTATTCCTAAATCTGTAGATGATAGGGTTcagtgtgggtgtgaggatggtATAGAATATTGCCAAGTATTTGTCCTGGCCCGGAGTGTGGTATGATTTGGGtctcatgtatgtgaaaataaatggcccatagtacattgtgaccacaatcatgtggaaggaacaggtagaaaatgactttttctgtgcttctgatgatttcatttgaagaacagtaaggagaatttggacataagaagcaaggattagggaggaagggacaaggagaaaaattaagccacTTACATAAACTCCTCGTTCATAGAGTGTTGTGTCCACACAGGACAACTTCAACATGGCAgggacttcacagaaaaagtgatcaatggCTCTTGGGCCACAGAAGGGAAACGGGAGTGCATAAGCTGTGTGAACTATGAAGTTGACTGTCCCAACAATCCAGGACCCTCTAGCCATGAGAATGCGGACATAGTCATTCATAAGAATGGGATAGTGCAGTGGGTGACAGATGGCTACATAGTGATCGTAAGACATTGCCGCCAGGAGAAGGCACTCACCacccaggagggtgagggatAGAAATATCTGGAAGCCACAACCTGCGAATGAAATAGTTCTGCTGCCTGACAGAAAGTCAGTGACCATTTTGGGAACAATGTTGGAAATATGCAAGATGTCCATGAAAGACAGATGGCTGAGCAGGAAATACATTGGAGTATGGAGTCTTGAGTCCCTGAGGATAAGGAGGATcatgattgtgttttctgttatagtcataataaaaatgatgtatataaaggagatgaaagctagacttgattgagaagaagaaaagcgtcctaaaagaatgaaatcactggTGAAACTGTGATTCTCATGCCCCATCATGAACTccactcttttcctaaaatagaaaaaaatagagctaaaatgcAGTGGCGTAAATctcaaactcatttacatttagaagcataataaaatgagagtgatgcatattttgcagttcaagtcaacagactctcaaccagctttggaagtgggcttggtttacaacatggccatttatttgtttgaatcaacTGATGATATTGGTCTATTGAGAAAGCTGTTAGCTCCATGTAGTCTTAATTCCGTATTCTTAAATGCAGTTCAATCTTTTGTCAaaggtcactttttaaatgagacctACCCTGAACAGTGTACTTAAAATCTCAGTAACCCCCgacttgcctatttctccttactgtgctgtcctttgatgtattctgcaaatcacttttcatcttttacatattcaataaacttatgaactaaatttattttttatggtcattCTAACTCATCAGAACTTAAACTTCCCAATGTGA from Neomonachus schauinslandi chromosome 7, ASM220157v2, whole genome shotgun sequence includes the following:
- the LOC123325305 gene encoding olfactory receptor 2AJ1-like; translation: MMGHENHSFTSDFILLGRFSSSQSSLAFISFIYIIFIMTITENTIMILLILRDSRLHTPMYFLLSHLSFMDILHISNIVPKMVTDFLSGSRTISFAGCGFQIFLSLTLLGGECLLLAAMSYDHYVAICHPLHYPILMNDYVRILMARGSWIVGTVNFIVHTAYALPFPFCGPRAIDHFFCEVPAMLKLSCVDTTLYERGVYVSGLIFLLVPSSLILASYVQILLTVLQMKSSEAQKKSFSTCSFHMIVVTMYYGPFIFTYMRPKSYHTPGQDKYLAIFYTILTPTLNPIIYRFRNKDVLKAMKNM